The Salmo salar unplaced genomic scaffold, Ssal_v3.1, whole genome shotgun sequence genome includes a window with the following:
- the LOC123733127 gene encoding uncharacterized protein encodes MEERIIFAVSSKPCLFDTTADSYRDINTKKCCLETSVHDSRIARRRLEEEVERTQGQVSEREKDREREEEVWVSSFRPAALVLLPHSFFSGSIYCALGNEWQFYSQTLYYIIHKCCPHRCIKTLNVTYNCDHRLHRCSETLYNVYIIHKYDHHRCCETLYNVYIIHKYDHHRCCEILYNVYIIHKYDHHRCSETLYNVYIIHKYHHHRCSHGRR; translated from the exons ATGGAGGAGAGAATCATTTTCGCAGTATCCTCAAAACCGTGTCTTTTTGACACAACTGCTGACAGCTACAGGGATATAAACACAAAAAAATGCTGCTTGGAGACAAGTGTCCACGATAGTAGGATTGCCAG AAGAAgactggaggaggaagtggagaggactcagggacaggtatcagagagagagaaggacagagaaagagaagaagaggtctgggTCAGCAGCTTCAGGCCAGCAGCCTTGGTGCTTCTGCCACATTCTTTCTTTTCTGGATCCATTTATTGTGCCTTGGGCAACGAGTGGCAATTTTACAGCCAGACCCTCTactacatcatccacaagtgtTGTCCCCACCGGTGCATCAAGACCCTCAATGTCACCTACAACTGCGACCATCGCCTCCACCGCTGCAGCGAGaccctctacaatgtctacatcatccacaagtatgaCCACCATCGGTGCTGCGAGaccctctacaatgtctacatcatccacaagtatgaCCACCACCGGTGCTGCGAGAtcctctacaatgtctacatcatccacaagtatgaccaccatcggtgcagcgagaccctctacaatgtctacatcatccacaagtatcACCACCATCGGTGCAGCCATGGAAGACGATGA